From one Esox lucius isolate fEsoLuc1 chromosome 11, fEsoLuc1.pri, whole genome shotgun sequence genomic stretch:
- the grap2a gene encoding GRB2-related adapter protein 2a has translation MEARGKFEFKATAEDELSFKKGDVLKILGKEDDWYKAELYGQEGYVPQNYIEMQTPSWFKESASRSSAEEILMSREVGGFLIRGSQSSPGDFSISVRHEFDVQHFKVMKDSKGNYFLWADKFPSLNKLVDFYKSTSISKQREIYLRDGSRNDPIPPAPQPLKRGSLPEEKGYGAPSVATTHRRASDLSHSQLNKRPVVEERAHTIGTPGRNSPLTSHPAPRRTSEIPHSQRAVIQVKALYDFRAEEDDELGFSAGDVIDVLDNSDLSWWKGRLRGKSGLFPANYTAPFQGEASVR, from the exons ATGGAAGCCAGAGGAAAATTTGAATTTAAAGCTACGGCTGAGGATGAGCTAAGCTTCAAAAAGGGAGACGTCCTGAAG ATTCTAGGTAAGGAAGATGACTGGTATAAGGCAGAGCTGTATGGACAGGAAGGGTATGTGCCCCAAAACTACATTGAGATGCAGACGCCAAG CTGGTTCAAGGAGTCGGCCAGTCGTAGCTCTGCTGAGGAAATCCTCATGTCCAGAGAGGTGGGGGGATTCCTGATCCGTGGCAGCCAGAGCTCCCCTGGAgacttctccatctctgtcag ACACGAGTTTGACGTGCAACACTTCAAAGTGATGAAAGACAGCAAAGGCAATTACTTCCTGTGGGCAGATAAGTTCCCTTCACTCAACAAGCTTGTGGACTTCTACAAAAGCACCTCCATATCCAAACAACGCGAAATCTATCTCCGAGACGGCAGCCGGAATGATCCGATCCCTCCGGCACCCCAACCG CTAAAGAGGGGTAGTCTGCCTGAGGAGAAGGGCTATGGGGCCCCTAGTGTGGCAACAACCCATCGGAGGGCATCAGACCTGTCTCACAGCCAGCTG AACAAGAGACCAGTTGTGGAAGAGAGGGCTCACACCATAGGCACTCCAGGCAGAAACAGCCCCCTGACCTCTCACCCAGCTCCCAGACGGACATCTGAAATACCTCATTCACAG aGGGCAGTCATACAGGTGAAAGCACTGTACGACTTCAGAGCAGAGGAAGATGATGAACTAGGCTTCAGTGCAGGCGATGTCATTGATGTTTTGGACAACTCTGACCTTTCATGGTGGAAAGGTAGATTGCGGGGTAAAAGCGGCCTGTTCCCAGCTAACTACACCGCACCATTCCAAGGAGAGGCCAGTGTGAGATGA
- the fam83fa gene encoding protein FAM83F translates to MAESQLTCMDDENVNEKIPESKPEFYYSEEQRAALEQLLKNGDGAFKMRLKEDNVKDFLSGREIKWIRKTFEEYDQDSDSENIGYEKAQDSYVDSGVHSTYWPQMSDTEIPPLDIGWPGSTGFYKGVTRVSVYTHPPKENWPHIKEVVRRLIQDSNKVVAVIMDMLTDLHILQDLLDAAHRRGVAVYIILEACGVPHFLDMCTRLQISALHLRNLRVRTVKGCGLALSFGKLPGSLGSKYMLVDGEKVMFGSYSFTWSSSRMDRNTITVMSGQVVDFFDNDFREIYAASNNVDLYKEFHISKPPMPAPVKISAEIPKPLTVSTSRFQVSLGDSRGQADMRVPAHKYHNPKYSLVVGNSLGLTGSLQDLSTHRDSLVNGHKHNGLSKLLRANYGSSVDLDTITNTSQSSPMEDGEEEKGGLKKLQAIAKKRSSFRLFLKGRGSSHNSETIEEHVAISSSASPTPQSFSPACTKPSFTRSIPSPTHPVLSPTQPIPSPAQSIPSPARPVPSSTHLNPTPTCLNPTLTSPDPSSTRKVSETNGTDTEDSFEIIEKPSLLKFNKKHSNLSQRSISLMTLNRGEDVEKQHKKPLKKNCIQS, encoded by the exons ATGGCGGAGTCTCAGCTTACGTGCATGGACGACGAGAATGTCAACGAAAAGATACCAGAATCCAAACCAGAATTCTACTACAGCGAAGAGCAGAGGGCTGCACTCGAGCAGCTATTGAAGAACGGTGATGGCGCGTTCAAGATGAGACTGAAAGAGGACAACGTGAAAGACTTTCTGTCGGGCCGCGAGATAAAATGGATTCGGAAAACTTTTGAGGAATATGACCAAGATAGTGACTCTGAGAATATCGGATACGAAAAGGCCCAGGACTCTTATGTAGATTCAGGTGTCCACTCCACGTACTGGCCTCAGATGTCGGATACGGAGATCCCCCCGCTTGATATTGGTTGGCCTGGTAGCACAGGGTTCTACAAAGGTGTCACGCGAGTGTCAGTTTACACTCACCCTCCCAAAGAGAACTGGCCTCACATAAAGGAGGTGGTGAGGAGACTTATTCAAGATTCTAACAAG GTGGTAGCCGTGATCATGGACATGCTTACAGACTTACACATTCTCCAGGACTTATTGGATGCAGCACACAGGAGAGGGGTGGCAGTGTACATCATATTGGAGGCTTGTGGTGTGCCCCACTTTCTGGATATGTGCACACGGTTACAGATCAGTGCTCTGCATCTGCGG AACCTGCGTGTGCGAACGGTGAAAGGCTGTGGGTTGGCCCTGTCCTTTGGGAAGTTACCCGGTTCTCTGGGCTCCAAATACATGCTGGTGGACGGAGAAAAAGTCATGTTTGGCTCTTACAG CTTCACATGGAGCTCTTCTCGGATGGACAGGAACACGATAACAGTAATGTCTGGGCAGGTGGTGGACTTCTTTGACAATGACTTCAGGGAAATATACGCTGCATCCAACAATGTGGATCTTTACAAGGAGTTCCATATCAGCAAGCCTCCCATGCCCGCACCAGTGAAGATTTCGGCGGAGATCCCCAAGCCCCTGACAGTGTCCACCTCCCGTTTCCAGGTGTCTCTAGGGGACTCTCGAGGGCAGGCGGACATGAGGGTTCCTGCTCATAAATATCACAACCCGAAGTATTCTCTGGTGGTAGGGAACAGTCTGGGGCTCACAGGCTCCTTGCAggacctgtccacacacagaGATAGCCTGGTCAATGGCCATAAACACAATGGCCTCTCCAAGCTGCTCCGTGCCAACTACGGTAGTAGTGTGGATCTGGACACGATCACCAACACGTCCCAAAGTTCTCCTAtggaggatggggaggaggagaaagggggcTTGAAGAAGCTTCAGGCTATTGCTAAAAAACGCAGTTCCTTCAGACTCTTCCTGAAAGGCAGAGGATCCAGTCACAATAGTGAGACTATAGAGGAACATGTTGCTATTTCTTCAAGCGCATCCCCTACACCCCAGAGCTTTTCTCCTGCCTGCACAAAACCCTCATTTACACGCTCAATCCCCTCCCCTACCCACCCAGTCCTCTCCCCTACACAACCAATACCCTCCCCTGCACAATCTATCCCCTCCCCTGCGCGGCCAGTACCCTCCTCTACACACCTAAACCCCACCCCTACATGCCTAAACCCCACCCTTACAAGCCCAGACCCCTCCTCTACCCGGAAAGTCTCAGAAACCAATGGCACTGACACTGAGGACTCATTTGAGATTATAGAGAAACCTTCCTTGTTGAAATTTAACAAAAAGCACTCAAATTTGTCTCAAAGAAGTATTTCCCTAATGACCCTCAACAGAGGAGAGGATGTCG AAAAGCAACACAAGAAGCCTTTGAAGAAAAACTGCATTCAGTCCTGA